A segment of the Streptomyces pactum genome:
ACGCAGGTAAGTCACACCGCAGGGCGGCGTCTCCTCCGCCCTGCCCTTGGCGTAGGCCTCACCGATACGACCATTATTGATCTCGCACACACCGGATGCGGGGTGCGTCTCGGCGTCCTCGGTGCCCGGCTCGATCCTCAGTGAGACCGGTTCCGCCGTGGCCGTCGCCTCGATACCGATCGCCTCCACGGACGCGGTGACCGAGACCGGCTTGAACTCGGCTCCGTCCAGCCACGCCCACGTAGGAAGGTTCACCTTGGTGGTCTCCGCGGGTGCCAGCGTCACCTCGGTGCCGGGAACGCGGATCTCCGCGTAGGCGAGCTCGGCGAGGACCTCGGGGGTTACGGCGTTCTCGACGTTGGCTGGCGGGGCGTCCCCCGTGTCCACCCAGAAGTAGTCCTCGTCACAGGAGTCCCAGCCGGGCGGGTAGCTCCTGTTGACGTACGAGCCCCACCAATAGCCCTTGCCGGACTTGTCCTTGTTGAAGCCCGTCTTCTCGTCGTCGGCGTTGAACTTGTCCCGCTGCTTGGCGTCCCACTCGTGCCCCGTGGAGCCGGCTTCCCAAATCGGTTCCAGATGCTCCTGCAACTGCTCGGGGCTGTATTTGGGGGCATACCAGCAGGGTGGCGGGCTCCATGATGCTGGGGATGTCAATGCCCCAGCCGAGTCACCACTGCCGTTCTTCGAACGGTCGAAGACGACACCGCCCACGGTCACGGAGACGGTGCCATCACCGCCGGCTTCGGCCCGTTGATCCGTCGAACCGCGGGTGCCGCCCTCACCACGCCCGCCCGCGAACGCCGTAGGAGCCGCGATCACGAGAACACTGGCAAGTGAGACAAGGGCCGTAACCCTCAGACTGTTCTTCACGGCTGGCATTCTTTGCTCCCCCGGTTCGACGCGATGTCGGTAGTCTGCCAAACGCCGTTGGAGCTTCTCGCCAGCTTCGTGTTGTAGAGGACGTAACTGTCAGCCGTCGTCGGCGTCTTCTCGACCTTGCCCGTCTCTTTGTTCTTGATGAAGGACTTACTCTCGTCCGAGCAGTAGGTCACGTATGCCTGGTCGGCCCCGGCGAGGTTCACCTTGTGGTCGAAGTACCGAGTCTCACCGACCCACGTATTCTTTTTGTTGATGTACCCAAGTGCATACGTGATGGAGTCGCGCAGGGCTGACTCGGTGTTGTAAAAGCCGAGGGCCTTGGTGTCAGTGCTCCCCTTGAAGATGGCCTCGTCGACAGAGTTGACGCTCAGTGCACTGTCCGCGAGGACGGCGTCCTTCGCCGCGTTTCCTGTCTTCTGGTAGTCGAAGACGTTCTTGGCGTCAGAAGGGAATGAGATCTTCGGGCGGCCGCCGGTATCCGATGCGCTAGGGCTTGACGAGACCGATGTCTCGCCGCCTGTGTCAGCGCCTGCGATCTTGTCGCTGTCCTTTGCAGCGCTGTCGCCGCCTCCGCAGGCGGTCAGCGTCAAGGCCGCAGCGGCGGTCAGCGTGAGCGCTGCGAGCAGGGTGGGGCGGCGGCGGTTCACGGTCGGCTCCTGGGTGGGACGGGGCTTCTCTCGAGCGAAGCAACGGTAGCCACCGGGGTGGAGTGGCACCAGGGTGAAAGCGTCTGCTCCGCGGCAGATACGTTCGGTGGGACGGAGGGCGGCTGCGGGAGGGGGACCAAGATGGGACTGCGGCGTTGGCGGGACGGGACGGGTGTGCTGGTCGTCGGAGGAGACACCGACGGCGCGAGTGTTCGCATTCCGCTGGAGATCGCCGTCTCCTACCGCGCCCGCACCAAGGGGCTGCTGGGGCGGGAGTTCGTGGACGGGGCGATTCTCTTGTCCCCCGCCAACAGCGTGCACACCTTCCGGATGCGGATGCCCATCGACGTGGCATACCTCGACAAACGGCTCACGGTCATCGCCGTACGCACCATGCGGCCAGGCAGACTGGGGCTGCCCCGGATGCGTTCCCGGCATGTCCTGGAGGCCGAGGCCGGGGCCATGGCCGGGTGGGGAGTGCGGGTGGGGGTACGCACGGAGGTCCTGGAAGGGTAGAGAGCAGGCGGCATCGCCCGCCTGGGCAGCCTCCTCCCTCGCCGGACGTCGGGCACGTGCGTGACGTCCGGCGCACCGACCACGATCGATACGCTCCCCGGCGTGACCAGCAGCGGCGATTTCCTCCGCGTACAGCGGGCATGGAAGCGGATCGAGATGTGGATGGCCCGTCACGCTCCGGCTTCACACGCCATGCTCAACCCGACGACGAACTCGGCGATGATGCCTGGACGTGGGTACCCGAAGGCGGCATCTGACCTTCTCCCGGGCCTTTCCGCCGTCAGTGCGACACGATGTGGAGGAGTGCCGTACCGTCCGCTTCGGTCGTCGCCTGGATCACTACGGCATCGGGCTGAGCGCTCGGGCGAGTGCGGGACAGGCCGCCGCAGGAGTTGCCGCTGCCGTTCTCCCGGAGGACCGTGACACAGCCCTGGCCCGGGCCGCTCGCGCCGCCCTTCGACTGGCCGTTGCCCGACTTCACCGTGTACTCGACCTTGTTCGGGCCGACCTCGGTCACGGACAGCGTCGCCGGTCCGTCCGGGCCC
Coding sequences within it:
- a CDS encoding DUF192 domain-containing protein — encoded protein: MGLRRWRDGTGVLVVGGDTDGASVRIPLEIAVSYRARTKGLLGREFVDGAILLSPANSVHTFRMRMPIDVAYLDKRLTVIAVRTMRPGRLGLPRMRSRHVLEAEAGAMAGWGVRVGVRTEVLEG